One genomic segment of Acidihalobacter prosperus includes these proteins:
- the trmD gene encoding tRNA (guanosine(37)-N1)-methyltransferase TrmD: MRIDVVTLFPDFVAEVARYGVVGRAVERGLLSLRTWNPRDYTTDRHRTVDDRPYGGGPGMLLKVAPLRRALEAARHDGAGRVVYLSPQGRRLDQAAVRRFADGNLTLLAGRYEGIDERLVELEVDEEWSIGDYVLSGGELPAMVMIDAITRVLPGVLGAAESAEQDSFQDGLLDCPHYTRPERMGDLSVPAVLLEGNHAQIAKWRRKQSLGRTWERRPDLLSSVTLAAEDRALLDEYLAEREAGRSKR, from the coding sequence ATGCGCATCGACGTCGTCACCCTGTTTCCGGACTTCGTGGCCGAGGTGGCCCGTTATGGCGTCGTGGGGCGCGCGGTCGAACGCGGCTTGCTGAGTTTGCGCACCTGGAACCCGCGCGACTACACCACGGACCGGCATCGCACCGTTGACGACCGCCCCTATGGCGGCGGGCCGGGCATGTTGTTGAAGGTGGCGCCGCTCAGGCGGGCCCTCGAGGCGGCGCGGCATGACGGCGCCGGGCGGGTGGTTTATCTCAGCCCGCAAGGTCGTCGCCTGGACCAGGCAGCCGTCAGGCGTTTCGCCGATGGCAACCTGACGCTGCTGGCGGGGCGCTACGAAGGCATCGACGAGCGCTTGGTCGAGTTGGAAGTGGACGAGGAATGGTCGATCGGCGATTACGTCCTGAGTGGTGGCGAGTTGCCGGCAATGGTCATGATCGATGCGATTACCCGGGTTTTGCCGGGTGTATTGGGTGCCGCGGAGTCGGCCGAGCAGGACTCGTTCCAGGACGGCCTGTTGGATTGCCCCCATTACACGCGGCCGGAGCGCATGGGCGACCTTTCCGTGCCTGCGGTGCTGCTGGAAGGGAATCATGCGCAGATCGCAAAATGGCGGCGCAAGCAGTCGCTGGGGCGTACCTGGGAGCGCCGGCCCGATCTGCTGTCGAGCGTGACGCTTGCAGCTGAAGATCGGGCCTTACTGG
- the rimM gene encoding ribosome maturation factor RimM (Essential for efficient processing of 16S rRNA) has translation MARVSAPFGVKGWVKVHSYAEPPEALLDFPVWQLGRAGEWHERRVIEGRAQSGPVLAVRFEDVEDRDQAALLRGLEVAIAREALADLPEGEYYWADLIGLTVVNADGSRLGAVERLMETGANDVLVVRGDRERLIPFIRPHVVRAIDLEAGELQVDWDADF, from the coding sequence ATGGCGCGCGTGTCCGCGCCATTTGGCGTCAAGGGGTGGGTCAAGGTCCATTCCTACGCCGAGCCGCCCGAGGCGCTGCTGGACTTCCCGGTTTGGCAGTTGGGGCGTGCAGGTGAGTGGCATGAGCGGCGCGTGATCGAAGGGCGTGCCCAGTCCGGCCCGGTGCTGGCAGTGCGCTTCGAAGATGTTGAAGATCGAGATCAGGCGGCGCTTTTGCGTGGTTTGGAGGTGGCGATAGCGCGCGAGGCTCTGGCCGATCTGCCGGAAGGCGAGTACTACTGGGCCGATCTGATCGGACTGACGGTGGTGAATGCGGATGGCTCCCGCCTTGGCGCGGTCGAGCGTTTGATGGAAACCGGCGCGAACGATGTGCTGGTGGTGCGGGGTGACCGAGAGCGTCTGATTCCGTTCATTCGTCCCCACGTGGTGCGGGCCATCGACCTGGAAGCCGGTGAGCTGCAGGTGGATTGGGATGCGGATTTCTGA
- a CDS encoding DUF3501 family protein produces the protein MEKLNRSDLYTLERYAEVRPEFRARVMQHKRPRRVALGEHAALYFEDRLTMQYQIQEILRAERIFEAAGIEEELEAYNPLIPDGSNWKATFMIEYADEFERDEALKRLINVEDKVWVRVQGHAKVYAVADEDLERETEEKTSSVHFMRFELAPEMVVAAKSGAALAAGIDYAGFEFVCDPLPEDTARSLAADLA, from the coding sequence ATGGAAAAATTGAACCGTTCCGACCTTTACACGCTCGAGCGCTATGCCGAAGTGCGCCCCGAGTTTCGCGCCCGGGTAATGCAGCACAAGCGCCCCCGTCGCGTCGCGCTGGGCGAGCATGCCGCGTTGTATTTCGAGGATCGCCTGACCATGCAGTACCAGATCCAGGAAATACTGCGCGCGGAGCGTATCTTCGAGGCCGCCGGTATCGAGGAGGAACTGGAGGCGTACAATCCGCTGATCCCCGACGGCAGTAACTGGAAGGCCACCTTCATGATCGAATATGCCGACGAGTTCGAGCGCGACGAGGCGCTCAAGCGCCTGATCAACGTCGAGGACAAGGTGTGGGTTCGTGTTCAGGGGCACGCCAAGGTTTATGCCGTCGCAGACGAGGATTTGGAGCGCGAGACCGAGGAAAAGACCTCTTCCGTGCACTTCATGCGTTTCGAGCTCGCTCCGGAGATGGTCGTCGCCGCCAAGAGCGGGGCGGCCCTCGCTGCGGGGATCGATTATGCCGGCTTCGAGTTCGTGTGCGATCCGCTGCCGGAGGACACGGCGCGTTCGCTGGCGGCGGACCTGGCCTGA
- a CDS encoding cytochrome C assembly family protein: MQLALALPAILLYLICTQQIWRRLRRRAAGADIPCGRDIALLWIGALVLHGLAIYTGIASPDGLTLGITHALSLVGWLVALLVLIALHSRPVENLGLILLPFAALTLAAETIFPGSHVLDRAGDLLLAVHIFISLLAYSLFVIAALQSGVLWLQDRQLRNHRPGALLRALPPLEHTETVLFQIIGLGFLLLTVAIVSGFVYISEFPDAIQPQQIILFTIFLCSWVIFATLLLGRWRFGWRGRIAIRWTLSGFLILLLAYFGTEVAVTLLT; this comes from the coding sequence ATGCAACTCGCACTCGCACTGCCGGCCATTCTGCTCTATCTGATCTGCACGCAGCAGATATGGAGGCGCCTGCGGCGGCGCGCGGCCGGCGCGGACATTCCCTGCGGGCGCGACATTGCCCTGTTGTGGATCGGCGCCCTGGTGCTGCACGGCCTTGCCATCTATACCGGTATCGCCAGCCCGGACGGGCTGACCCTGGGCATCACCCATGCGCTTTCACTGGTGGGCTGGCTTGTGGCGCTGCTGGTGCTAATTGCACTGCATTCCCGTCCGGTCGAGAATCTCGGCTTGATACTCCTGCCCTTCGCCGCGCTGACCCTGGCCGCCGAAACGATCTTCCCCGGCTCGCACGTGCTCGATCGCGCGGGCGATCTGTTGCTCGCGGTCCACATCTTCATCTCGCTGCTTGCCTACAGCCTGTTCGTCATCGCCGCGCTGCAATCGGGCGTCCTGTGGCTGCAGGACCGGCAGCTGCGCAACCATCGCCCCGGCGCCCTGCTGCGCGCCCTGCCTCCGCTAGAACACACCGAAACCGTACTGTTCCAGATCATCGGCCTGGGCTTTCTGCTTTTGACCGTGGCCATCGTCAGCGGGTTCGTGTACATCAGCGAATTTCCAGACGCCATCCAGCCTCAACAGATCATCCTGTTCACCATCTTTCTGTGTTCCTGGGTCATCTTCGCCACGTTGCTGCTGGGTCGCTGGCGCTTCGGCTGGCGCGGGCGCATCGCTATACGCTGGACCCTCAGCGGCTTCCTCATCCTGCTGCTCGCCTATTTCGGCACCGAAGTCGCGGTGACCCTGCTGACCTGA
- the ffh gene encoding signal recognition particle protein, with amino-acid sequence MFESLSERLSGTIKRLKGQARLTEDNIQDALREVRMALLEADVALPVVKSFIEAVRARAIGQEVIRSLTPGQAFIKIVNDELVAAMGTANERLDLNAQPPAIVLMAGLQGAGKTTTVGKLARWLRQERGKSVMVVSCDVYRPAAIQQLETLAREVEVDFFPSRSDQDPVAIARDAVDHARRQHKDVLLVDTAGRLHIDAEMMAEIRRLHEALDPVETLFVVDAMTGQDAANTARAFGEALPLTGVVLTKADGDARGGAALSVRAITGKPIKFLGVGEKTKALEPFHPDRIASRILGMGDVVTLVEEAQRSFDQDKAAKLARKVQKGQGFDLGDLRDQLEQMLKMGGVAGLLDKLPGAGQLPAAVKSQANDIQVKRMMAIIDSMTLEERRFPDIIKGSRKRRIAGGSGTEVQDVNRLLKQHLQMRKAMKKFSKGGGMAKMMRAMKGRIPGGGMPF; translated from the coding sequence ATGTTTGAAAGTCTGAGCGAACGCCTGTCAGGTACGATCAAGCGACTCAAGGGCCAGGCGCGATTGACCGAGGACAATATACAGGATGCCCTGCGCGAGGTGCGCATGGCGTTGCTGGAGGCCGACGTCGCGTTGCCTGTCGTCAAGTCGTTTATCGAGGCGGTGCGGGCGCGCGCGATCGGCCAGGAAGTCATTCGCAGCCTGACGCCCGGCCAGGCGTTCATCAAAATCGTGAATGACGAACTGGTGGCCGCGATGGGCACCGCCAACGAGCGTCTCGATCTTAATGCGCAACCGCCGGCGATCGTGCTCATGGCCGGTCTGCAGGGTGCAGGCAAAACCACCACCGTGGGCAAGCTGGCACGCTGGCTGAGGCAGGAGCGCGGCAAGTCGGTGATGGTGGTCAGCTGCGACGTCTACCGCCCGGCCGCGATCCAGCAGTTGGAAACACTTGCGCGTGAGGTCGAGGTCGATTTCTTCCCCAGTCGGTCGGATCAGGATCCGGTGGCCATCGCGCGGGATGCGGTCGATCATGCGCGCCGCCAGCACAAGGACGTCCTGCTGGTCGATACCGCCGGTCGTCTGCACATCGATGCCGAGATGATGGCGGAGATCCGCCGCCTGCACGAAGCCCTTGATCCGGTCGAGACCCTGTTTGTGGTCGACGCGATGACCGGCCAGGATGCCGCCAATACCGCCCGGGCCTTCGGCGAGGCCCTGCCGTTGACCGGCGTGGTGCTGACCAAGGCCGACGGCGATGCGCGGGGCGGCGCGGCGTTGTCGGTGCGCGCGATTACCGGCAAGCCCATCAAGTTCCTTGGGGTCGGTGAAAAGACCAAGGCACTGGAGCCCTTCCATCCCGATCGCATCGCCTCGCGCATCCTCGGCATGGGCGACGTGGTGACGCTGGTCGAGGAGGCGCAGCGCAGCTTCGATCAGGATAAGGCGGCCAAGCTGGCGCGCAAGGTGCAGAAGGGGCAGGGTTTCGATCTTGGCGATTTGCGCGACCAGCTCGAACAGATGCTCAAGATGGGCGGGGTCGCAGGCCTGTTGGACAAGCTGCCCGGCGCGGGCCAGTTGCCGGCGGCGGTGAAGAGCCAGGCCAATGACATCCAGGTCAAGCGGATGATGGCCATCATCGATTCGATGACCCTGGAGGAGCGCCGTTTCCCCGACATCATCAAGGGTTCGCGCAAGCGCCGTATTGCAGGCGGTTCGGGCACCGAGGTGCAGGACGTGAATCGTTTGCTCAAACAGCATCTGCAGATGCGCAAGGCGATGAAAAAGTTCTCGAAGGGAGGCGGCATGGCGAAGATGATGCGTGCGATGAAGGGGCGTATTCCCGGCGGTGGGATGCCTTTTTGA
- a CDS encoding HlyC/CorC family transporter, which produces MDHSDLGLLGLLLLALVMLSAFFSGSETALMSLNRYRLRHLAESGHPGAMRAQKLLAKPDRLIGLILLGNNFTNIVITQLATYIGYALFNEAGVAIATGVLTLALLIFAEVAPKTLAVLHSERIAFPAAFLYVPLLTLSYPLVWLVNLMANSILRLIGVSADDADAQPMSREELRSVVNQASGLIPRRHQKMLLSLLDLDKATVEDIMVPRNEVIGLDLDDDWDKIVDQLAHTPYTRLPVFRGDIDRVAGIIHIRRVFQLEQQGCLDRDHLLANLREPYFIPEGTTLNQQLLRFQTEQRRIGLVVDEYGDIQGLVTLEDLLEEVVGEFTTDPTAHSRDILPQADGSFIIDGATHIREINRTLGWRLPTRGPRTLNGLILEHLEMIPEPGTTVLIEGHPIEVVQLKNNAIRTARARPKLARFRPRQEH; this is translated from the coding sequence TTGGACCACTCCGATCTAGGCCTGCTGGGCCTCCTGCTGCTCGCGTTGGTGATGCTCTCCGCCTTTTTCTCCGGCTCGGAGACCGCACTGATGTCGCTCAACCGCTACCGGCTGAGGCACCTCGCCGAAAGCGGGCACCCCGGCGCCATGCGCGCACAAAAGCTGCTTGCCAAGCCGGACCGGCTGATCGGCCTGATCCTGCTCGGCAACAACTTCACCAACATCGTCATCACGCAGCTGGCCACCTATATCGGCTACGCCCTCTTCAACGAGGCTGGCGTGGCCATCGCCACCGGCGTCCTGACGCTGGCATTGCTGATCTTCGCCGAGGTTGCACCGAAAACGCTGGCGGTCCTGCACTCGGAACGCATCGCCTTCCCGGCTGCGTTTCTCTACGTGCCGCTGCTCACCCTGAGCTACCCGCTGGTCTGGCTGGTCAACCTGATGGCCAATTCGATCCTGCGCCTGATCGGCGTTTCGGCCGACGATGCGGATGCCCAGCCGATGAGCCGCGAGGAACTGCGCAGTGTGGTGAATCAGGCCAGCGGCCTGATTCCACGGCGACACCAGAAAATGCTGCTCAGCCTGCTCGATCTCGACAAGGCCACGGTCGAGGACATCATGGTCCCACGTAACGAAGTCATCGGGCTGGACCTGGACGATGACTGGGACAAGATCGTCGACCAGCTCGCGCACACACCGTATACCCGACTACCGGTATTCCGCGGCGACATCGACCGTGTCGCCGGCATCATCCACATCCGCCGCGTGTTTCAGCTCGAACAGCAAGGCTGCCTCGACCGCGACCATCTGCTCGCCAACCTGCGCGAACCCTACTTCATTCCCGAAGGCACCACGCTCAACCAGCAGCTGCTGCGTTTCCAGACCGAGCAGCGCCGCATCGGGCTGGTGGTCGACGAGTACGGCGATATCCAGGGCCTGGTGACGCTCGAAGATCTCCTCGAGGAGGTCGTGGGCGAATTCACCACCGACCCGACCGCCCACAGCCGCGATATCCTGCCCCAAGCCGACGGCAGCTTCATCATCGACGGCGCAACCCACATCCGCGAGATCAACCGCACGCTGGGCTGGCGACTGCCGACGAGAGGGCCGCGCACCCTCAATGGACTGATCCTCGAACATCTGGAAATGATCCCCGAACCTGGCACGACCGTCCTGATCGAAGGCCACCCCATCGAGGTCGTCCAACTCAAGAACAACGCCATACGAACCGCGCGCGCGCGCCCGAAACTGGCGCGCTTCCGCCCCCGCCAGGAACACTGA
- the radA gene encoding DNA repair protein RadA has protein sequence MAKPRIVYQCSACGGQSPKWGGQCPDCGAWNTLVETRQTASPSPSGPPRHVGYAGAPTVQSMDDVELREEPRTSTGLDELDRVLGGGLVHGSVVLIGGDPGIGKSTLLLQTLALLPDLPSLYVTGEESLQQVSLRAHRLGLPTVGLRLLTETCVERLLDTASTERPRVLVVDSIQTLYSESLQSVPGSVGQIRESAAQLVRYAKQTDTAVFIIGHVTKEGALAGPRVLEHMVDTVLYFEGDPGSRYRVMRAVKNRFGAVNELGVFAMTEAGLKPVANPSAIFLSRHPEPVPGSVVMVTREGTRPLLVEVQALVDESRQASPRRVAVGLEQNRLAMLLAVMHRHGGLALFDQDVFINVVGGVRVSETAADLAVLSAALSSFRDRPLASDLVIFGEVGLAGEIRPVPNGEERLREAAKHGYARAIVPKANAPRHEVAGMHVQAVHRLAQAIELL, from the coding sequence ATGGCCAAGCCCCGCATCGTGTATCAATGCAGCGCCTGCGGCGGGCAGTCGCCCAAATGGGGCGGGCAATGCCCCGACTGCGGCGCATGGAACACCCTGGTGGAGACTCGACAGACGGCTTCGCCCAGCCCATCCGGCCCGCCGCGCCATGTCGGCTATGCCGGCGCGCCCACGGTGCAATCGATGGACGATGTCGAACTGCGCGAAGAGCCGCGCACCTCGACCGGACTCGATGAGCTCGACCGCGTGCTCGGTGGCGGTCTCGTACACGGCTCCGTGGTGCTCATCGGCGGCGACCCCGGCATCGGCAAGTCGACCCTGCTGCTGCAGACCCTCGCCTTGCTGCCCGATCTCCCGTCGCTGTACGTCACCGGCGAGGAGTCCCTGCAGCAGGTAAGTCTGCGCGCACACCGGCTCGGGCTGCCGACCGTCGGCCTGCGCCTGCTCACCGAAACCTGCGTCGAGCGTCTGCTGGACACCGCATCCACCGAACGCCCGCGCGTGCTGGTGGTGGATTCGATCCAGACGCTCTATTCGGAATCGCTGCAGTCGGTGCCGGGCTCGGTCGGACAGATCAGGGAAAGCGCCGCGCAGCTGGTGCGCTACGCCAAACAAACGGACACCGCGGTCTTCATCATCGGACACGTCACCAAGGAAGGCGCGCTGGCCGGCCCCCGGGTGCTCGAACACATGGTCGATACCGTACTGTACTTCGAAGGCGATCCTGGCAGCCGTTACCGCGTCATGAGGGCGGTCAAGAATCGTTTCGGCGCCGTCAACGAACTCGGCGTGTTCGCCATGACCGAAGCCGGGCTCAAACCGGTTGCCAACCCCTCGGCCATCTTCCTCTCAAGACACCCCGAACCGGTCCCCGGCAGCGTGGTGATGGTGACGCGCGAGGGGACTCGACCCTTGCTGGTCGAGGTGCAGGCGCTGGTCGACGAAAGTCGCCAAGCCAGTCCTCGACGGGTAGCCGTGGGGCTCGAACAAAACCGGCTGGCCATGTTGCTGGCGGTCATGCACCGCCACGGCGGCCTCGCACTGTTCGATCAGGATGTCTTCATCAACGTGGTCGGCGGCGTGCGCGTCAGCGAAACCGCCGCCGACTTGGCCGTGCTGAGTGCGGCGCTGTCGAGTTTCCGCGACCGCCCCCTGGCCAGCGACCTGGTGATCTTCGGCGAGGTCGGACTGGCCGGCGAGATCCGCCCGGTACCCAATGGCGAGGAGCGGCTGCGCGAAGCCGCCAAACACGGCTACGCGCGCGCCATCGTGCCCAAGGCCAACGCACCCCGCCACGAGGTGGCGGGGATGCATGTCCAGGCCGTGCATCGCCTGGCGCAAGCCATCGAACTACTCTGA
- the rpsP gene encoding 30S ribosomal protein S16 has protein sequence MVTIRLARGGAKKRPFYHIVVTDSRGRRDSGYIERLGFFNPVARGQEQRLHMDAARIEHWLTQGAAPSERVAQLIKEARKSAA, from the coding sequence ATGGTAACGATTCGACTGGCCAGAGGCGGCGCCAAGAAGCGTCCCTTTTATCACATCGTTGTGACCGACTCACGCGGTCGTCGCGACTCCGGCTACATTGAGCGTCTGGGTTTCTTCAACCCGGTCGCGCGTGGTCAGGAGCAGCGCCTGCACATGGATGCCGCGCGTATCGAGCACTGGCTGACACAGGGCGCCGCGCCCAGCGAGCGTGTTGCGCAACTGATCAAGGAAGCGCGCAAGTCGGCAGCCTGA